In the genome of Tepidisphaeraceae bacterium, one region contains:
- a CDS encoding peptide chain release factor-like protein, translating to MAVQLSSTDRGLQSAVESTASTRLLSDDVLLKDCRFDIARGSGPGGQKRNKTSNAIRLTHLPTGIASTATESRSQLENKMRAVRRLRLKLAIELREAIDLLTFEPPDYFLQVRRQTRIEISYRHPLYAAVAGLVLDLLKATGGNPTAVAVNLGVSTTSVVKLLEEEPQLWSAANQIRADMGMPALTHRR from the coding sequence ATGGCGGTTCAACTCTCCTCGACCGATCGCGGGCTACAATCTGCCGTGGAATCGACCGCCTCAACCCGTCTGCTCTCCGACGACGTCCTGTTGAAAGACTGTCGGTTCGACATCGCGCGCGGCAGTGGGCCGGGCGGGCAGAAGCGGAATAAGACGAGCAACGCGATCCGCCTCACGCACTTGCCCACCGGCATCGCCAGCACGGCCACCGAATCACGCTCGCAGCTGGAGAACAAGATGCGGGCAGTTCGGCGGCTGCGGTTGAAGCTGGCGATCGAGCTGCGCGAAGCGATCGATTTGCTGACCTTCGAGCCGCCGGACTATTTCCTTCAGGTGCGACGGCAGACGCGCATCGAGATCTCCTACCGCCACCCGCTGTACGCCGCCGTCGCCGGCCTGGTGCTGGACCTGCTGAAAGCCACCGGCGGCAACCCCACCGCGGTCGCGGTCAACCTTGGCGTCTCCACGACCAGTGTGGTGAAGCTGTTGGAAGAGGAACCGCAACTTTGGTCGGCCGCGAACCAAATCCGCGCTGATATGGGCATGCCGGCGCTTACACATCGGCGATGA